One stretch of Chryseobacterium fluminis DNA includes these proteins:
- a CDS encoding thioredoxin family protein encodes MYTELTEDTLQNIVKDNEKVVVQYGATWCGNCRIMKPKFKKLASENESIPFLYVDAEKLPESRKLAKVDNLPTFAIFKNGELVNQVQSNQAESLINLFNEL; translated from the coding sequence ATGTATACAGAATTAACAGAAGATACCTTACAGAATATCGTAAAAGATAATGAAAAAGTAGTTGTGCAATACGGTGCTACATGGTGCGGAAACTGCAGAATCATGAAGCCTAAATTCAAAAAATTAGCTTCTGAAAACGAAAGCATTCCTTTCCTTTATGTAGATGCTGAAAAATTGCCGGAGAGCAGAAAATTAGCCAAAGTGGACAACCTTCCTACTTTCGCCATCTTTAAAAACGGTGAATTGGTCAATCAGGTTCAGTCTAACCAGGCAGAAAGTTTAATTAATTTATTTAACGAATTGTAA
- a CDS encoding peroxiredoxin, with amino-acid sequence MSLVGKKFPNVTVDAMSEMGDDLRINVFEEATANQQKVILFWYPKDFTFVCPTELHAFQEALGEFEKRNTKVIGASCDTNEVHFAWLNVSKDNGGIEGVTYPLLADTHRQLANILGIVDQDFEYNEEGEEVFTGSNVTYRATYLIDETGKIFHESVNDMPLGRNVKEYLRLIDAYTHVQKHGEVCPANWEEGKDAMKADRNSTAEYLAKN; translated from the coding sequence ATGTCTTTAGTAGGAAAAAAATTCCCAAATGTAACAGTAGACGCAATGTCTGAAATGGGTGACGATTTAAGAATTAATGTTTTTGAAGAAGCGACAGCCAACCAACAGAAAGTGATCTTATTCTGGTATCCGAAAGATTTCACTTTCGTATGTCCTACTGAGCTTCATGCTTTTCAGGAGGCTCTTGGTGAATTCGAAAAAAGAAACACTAAAGTTATTGGTGCATCTTGTGATACTAATGAGGTACATTTTGCCTGGCTGAATGTGTCCAAAGATAACGGAGGTATCGAAGGCGTTACTTATCCGCTTTTAGCCGATACACACAGACAACTGGCTAATATTTTAGGAATTGTAGATCAGGACTTCGAGTATAACGAAGAAGGTGAAGAAGTGTTCACAGGTTCTAATGTTACCTACAGAGCAACTTACCTTATTGACGAAACCGGAAAAATTTTCCACGAGTCTGTAAACGATATGCCTTTGGGTAGAAACGTAAAAGAATATTTAAGATTAATCGACGCTTATACGCACGTTCAGAAGCACGGAGAAGTTTGTCCTGCCAACTGGGAAGAAGGAAAAGATGCAATGAAAGCAGACAGAAACTCTACCGCTGAATATTTAGCTAAAAATTAA
- a CDS encoding pyridoxal phosphate-dependent aminotransferase: MDKLSDRVKRLGFSQTFVMSNKVREMRAEGTDVISLTLGEPDFDVPDNIKQAAFDAIHQNYSHYSPVPGFLELREAIANKLKRDNNLDYKPTQICVSNGAKQAIINVLAAILNDGDEVLLPAPYWVSYDEMVKMMGGNSVILSTSYVTDFKVTAEQLEEAITDKTKAILFSSPCNPSGGYYTYDELKSIAAVVARYPHVTIISDEIYEYINYETKTTSIAQFPEVYEQTAVINGMSKAFAMTGWRIGYSACPQWLAKACEKIQGQMTSGANTVAQRASITALQTDPAEYRYMIDAFRKRRDLVYDLMKEIPGFKVVLPKAAFYFFPDISYYLGKTINGTVIENADDFAMFILEHAHVGCVGGVSFGSPECIRFSYAASEEELKEAMRRIKELLENAK; this comes from the coding sequence ATGGACAAACTATCGGATAGAGTAAAAAGATTGGGCTTCTCACAAACCTTTGTAATGTCTAACAAAGTCAGAGAAATGAGAGCCGAAGGAACAGACGTCATCAGTTTAACACTTGGAGAACCTGATTTCGATGTTCCGGACAATATCAAGCAGGCAGCTTTTGATGCCATTCATCAGAACTACAGCCACTACTCTCCTGTACCGGGGTTTTTGGAACTTCGGGAAGCCATCGCCAATAAATTAAAAAGAGATAATAATTTAGACTATAAACCAACGCAGATCTGTGTCTCCAATGGTGCCAAACAAGCCATTATCAATGTCCTTGCCGCCATCCTTAACGATGGAGACGAGGTTTTGCTTCCGGCTCCATATTGGGTCAGCTACGATGAAATGGTGAAAATGATGGGCGGAAACTCCGTTATCCTTTCCACTTCATACGTTACTGATTTTAAAGTAACTGCCGAGCAGCTGGAAGAAGCCATTACTGATAAAACAAAAGCCATTCTTTTCAGCTCTCCGTGCAATCCTTCGGGCGGATATTATACCTATGATGAATTAAAATCAATAGCCGCAGTCGTTGCCAGATACCCTCATGTAACCATTATCTCTGATGAGATCTATGAGTATATCAATTACGAAACAAAAACCACTTCTATTGCTCAGTTTCCTGAAGTGTACGAACAGACCGCTGTAATCAACGGGATGTCGAAGGCATTTGCCATGACAGGATGGAGAATCGGATATTCTGCCTGTCCGCAATGGCTGGCAAAAGCTTGTGAGAAGATTCAGGGACAGATGACCAGCGGAGCAAATACAGTGGCACAAAGAGCCTCCATTACTGCTCTGCAGACCGATCCTGCTGAGTACAGATACATGATTGATGCTTTCCGGAAAAGAAGAGATCTGGTGTATGATTTGATGAAAGAAATCCCTGGCTTTAAAGTGGTGCTGCCTAAAGCTGCATTCTATTTCTTCCCCGATATTTCTTATTATCTGGGTAAAACAATTAACGGTACGGTAATCGAAAACGCTGATGATTTTGCCATGTTCATTCTGGAACATGCACACGTGGGATGTGTGGGAGGCGTTTCTTTCGGAAGCCCGGAATGTATACGGTTTTCTTATGCTGCTTCAGAAGAAGAATTAAAAGAGGCAATGAGAAGAATAAAAGAATTGCTGGAAAACGCCAAATAA
- the rsmG gene encoding 16S rRNA (guanine(527)-N(7))-methyltransferase RsmG encodes MSTTLLLKYFPDLTERQIGQFAKLEHLYHEWNEKINVISRKDMESLYEKHVLHSLGIAKVMEFAPGTKVLDIGTGGGFPGIPLAILFPESEFTLIDSIGKKITVVNAVAEGVGLTNLTAIHGRAEKLKEKFHFIVSRAVTQMPEFLRWLKGKFEKEQFNSKHNGILYLKGGDLAEELAGLKCEIYSLKNYFDEEFFDTKKVVYVSKGNFSS; translated from the coding sequence ATGTCTACAACGTTACTATTAAAATACTTTCCTGATCTTACAGAAAGACAGATCGGGCAGTTTGCGAAGCTGGAGCATCTTTACCATGAATGGAACGAAAAAATAAACGTTATTTCCAGAAAAGATATGGAGTCTCTCTATGAAAAACATGTTTTACACTCTCTGGGCATTGCAAAAGTAATGGAATTTGCCCCGGGAACCAAAGTTCTGGATATCGGCACCGGTGGCGGTTTTCCCGGAATTCCGCTGGCTATTTTATTCCCCGAGTCAGAATTTACTTTAATAGATTCGATCGGAAAAAAAATAACCGTAGTAAATGCTGTTGCAGAAGGAGTGGGCTTAACCAACCTGACGGCCATCCACGGAAGGGCTGAAAAACTGAAGGAAAAATTTCATTTTATTGTAAGCAGAGCAGTAACACAGATGCCGGAATTTCTGAGATGGCTGAAAGGAAAATTTGAAAAAGAACAATTTAATTCCAAGCATAACGGAATCCTATACCTGAAAGGAGGGGATCTCGCCGAGGAACTTGCCGGGCTTAAATGTGAGATTTACAGTCTTAAGAATTATTTTGATGAAGAATTCTTCGATACCAAAAAAGTGGTTTATGTATCGAAGGGTAATTTCAGTTCCTGA
- a CDS encoding DUF922 domain-containing protein: protein MKKLFLIILCFMLTPMLFSQQLSWKEDKKLTWDDFQSPVNRKNNPDVVAYTHCGWEYTVVKSTNPKSPVKIEIQTIFNIDKSWKDVKRINDYVLNHEQKHFDIAEFFSRKLRKEVAEKIKTSGDYDRDFKGIYSKIMSEYRNFQMSYDKETNHGNDKEKQAEYNARISKELENFKSYKNS from the coding sequence ATGAAAAAACTTTTTCTTATTATATTGTGTTTTATGCTTACCCCTATGCTGTTTTCGCAACAGCTGTCTTGGAAGGAAGATAAAAAGCTTACCTGGGATGATTTTCAGAGCCCGGTCAACAGAAAAAACAATCCTGATGTGGTGGCCTATACACACTGTGGCTGGGAATATACCGTTGTAAAATCTACAAATCCCAAATCGCCTGTAAAAATTGAAATCCAGACTATTTTCAATATTGATAAATCATGGAAAGATGTTAAAAGAATCAATGATTACGTCTTGAATCATGAGCAGAAACACTTTGATATTGCCGAATTTTTTTCCCGGAAATTAAGAAAAGAAGTCGCTGAAAAAATAAAAACTTCTGGTGACTACGACAGAGATTTTAAAGGCATTTACAGCAAAATTATGAGTGAATACCGTAATTTCCAGATGTCCTATGATAAAGAAACCAATCATGGGAATGACAAAGAGAAACAGGCAGAATATAATGCCCGCATTTCGAAAGAATTAGAAAATTTTAAAAGCTATAAAAACTCTTGA
- a CDS encoding PD-(D/E)XK nuclease family protein yields the protein MKFLNKIIHELLTQNSDLSEFNIVLPGKRPIVFIRQILEDHHYSGFLPSFFTIEELVDEIADKQPIQGISLWLFAFDVYKSLRLIPNDDFAEFLKWFPTLQKDWDDILKFSESDQAVLEYMFDEERIKEWAQDLGEDDDVPRKKFLNFWRNMNVFLPVLKQKLQEKNWATSGMIHETAKKKIVDFAKNTKGNFVFCGFNAFTPVEEKLVRSLLQWDKAQCFFQADRYYFDDERQEAGKFLRNHKTWKEFTDIRAFRWIEDDFNQPKNIKVYEVSGNITQTKVLPEIFKEIENKTYSNTAVVLLDENLLPASLDVMYDVRNLNITMGFPLKNLSFSNAVKQLFYLQKQLEKNKSSYYYRDIFPILEELPKSAEDEEIIARFRSQIEERNIVYISKKLLHELLSGLSYYNLLQKAESTNVYLDSLILFCQEVKWLDIDDIQYENVSHFENAFKVIKNQLSPYHFEIKMETLEILINQHINSESIDFQGEPLRGLQIMGLLETRLLNFENVIMLSVNEGKLPLGNSQNTYIPFDIRRFFDMHTFLENDSIYAYHFYRLIQDSENVHLLFNALSSGVNTGEKSRFITQIEMESSHPIEHLIIENSSEPILTKPIEISKTDIVLERLQKWKEKVSASHLTSYLYNPIDFYLSKILKTSENDEIEEELSIKNYGNLVHYTLQEVYEVLKGKVLKENDLKQSIKAIDHYIEKAIDKLKHQPEFYEKGMNYIHRAIAKKVIENILTYDLDLVKDGNSLEILDIEKRFENVDFYLEDNDKISFFGFIDRIDRLNGTLRIIDYKTAKIKNLIVKLDAENTDEYFFNSDRKQALQLCIYQYVVQNLPEFWGLPIETGIWSFAEAKKGVVSLQFEKGDIDDAMKSVKSLIREILNPDVNFIENIKSYTY from the coding sequence TTGAAGTTCCTCAACAAAATCATTCACGAACTGCTTACCCAAAATTCCGACCTTTCGGAGTTTAACATCGTGTTACCCGGAAAACGGCCCATTGTCTTCATAAGGCAGATCTTGGAGGATCATCACTATTCGGGATTTCTTCCCAGCTTTTTTACCATTGAAGAACTGGTAGATGAGATTGCCGACAAACAGCCGATCCAGGGAATTTCTCTCTGGCTCTTTGCTTTTGATGTCTATAAAAGCCTGCGTCTTATTCCTAATGATGATTTTGCAGAGTTCTTAAAATGGTTTCCCACTTTACAGAAAGACTGGGATGATATTTTAAAATTTTCGGAAAGTGATCAGGCGGTACTGGAGTATATGTTCGATGAAGAAAGGATTAAGGAATGGGCCCAGGATCTTGGCGAAGACGATGATGTGCCGAGAAAGAAGTTCCTTAATTTCTGGCGGAATATGAATGTTTTTCTTCCTGTTCTGAAACAGAAACTGCAGGAGAAAAACTGGGCGACTTCCGGGATGATCCATGAGACGGCCAAAAAGAAGATTGTGGATTTTGCAAAAAATACAAAAGGAAATTTTGTGTTCTGTGGGTTTAATGCTTTCACGCCGGTCGAAGAAAAACTGGTCAGAAGTCTGCTGCAGTGGGATAAGGCCCAGTGCTTTTTCCAGGCGGATCGTTATTATTTTGATGATGAAAGGCAGGAAGCCGGGAAGTTTCTGAGAAATCACAAAACCTGGAAAGAATTTACCGATATCAGAGCGTTCCGATGGATTGAGGATGATTTTAACCAGCCTAAAAATATCAAGGTTTACGAAGTCTCAGGAAATATCACGCAGACCAAAGTATTGCCTGAAATCTTTAAAGAAATAGAGAATAAAACCTATTCCAATACGGCAGTTGTCCTGCTGGATGAAAATCTTTTACCTGCCAGTCTGGACGTGATGTATGATGTAAGGAATCTGAATATCACCATGGGCTTTCCGTTGAAAAACCTTTCTTTTTCGAATGCGGTTAAACAGCTGTTTTACCTTCAGAAGCAGCTGGAAAAAAACAAATCATCCTACTATTACCGGGATATCTTCCCCATATTGGAAGAACTTCCGAAATCGGCTGAAGATGAAGAGATTATTGCCCGATTCAGATCACAGATCGAAGAACGGAATATTGTTTATATTTCAAAAAAGCTGCTGCACGAACTGCTATCCGGGCTTTCCTATTATAACCTGCTTCAGAAAGCTGAATCCACGAATGTATATCTTGATTCATTGATTCTTTTTTGTCAGGAGGTAAAGTGGCTGGATATCGATGATATTCAGTATGAAAATGTCTCTCACTTTGAGAATGCTTTTAAAGTCATTAAAAATCAGCTTTCCCCTTATCATTTCGAAATTAAGATGGAAACTCTGGAGATTTTAATTAATCAGCATATTAATTCCGAAAGTATCGACTTTCAGGGTGAGCCACTCCGTGGTCTGCAGATTATGGGGCTGTTGGAAACCCGTCTCCTTAATTTCGAAAATGTAATCATGCTTTCCGTTAATGAAGGAAAGTTACCTTTGGGAAATTCACAGAATACATATATCCCATTTGATATCAGAAGATTCTTTGATATGCATACTTTTCTTGAAAATGACAGTATTTATGCATACCACTTTTACCGTCTGATTCAGGACTCGGAAAACGTGCACCTGCTTTTCAATGCCCTGAGCTCAGGAGTCAATACCGGGGAGAAAAGCAGATTTATTACGCAGATTGAGATGGAAAGCTCACATCCGATCGAACATCTGATTATTGAAAATTCTTCTGAACCGATTCTTACCAAACCTATCGAAATTTCAAAAACAGATATTGTTTTAGAACGGCTACAGAAGTGGAAGGAAAAGGTATCGGCTTCCCACCTTACCAGTTACCTTTATAACCCGATAGATTTTTATCTTTCCAAGATTCTTAAAACCTCTGAGAATGATGAAATTGAAGAGGAATTATCGATTAAAAATTATGGAAATTTAGTTCACTATACCCTTCAAGAAGTTTATGAAGTATTAAAGGGTAAGGTGTTAAAAGAAAATGATTTAAAGCAGTCAATTAAAGCAATAGATCATTATATTGAAAAGGCAATTGACAAACTAAAGCATCAGCCGGAGTTTTATGAAAAAGGAATGAACTACATTCACCGGGCTATTGCTAAAAAGGTTATTGAAAATATCCTTACGTATGATCTTGATCTTGTAAAAGACGGGAACAGCCTTGAAATTCTTGATATTGAAAAAAGATTTGAGAATGTAGACTTTTACCTTGAGGATAATGATAAAATCTCCTTTTTCGGATTTATTGACAGGATAGACCGGCTGAACGGAACACTGAGAATCATCGATTACAAAACGGCGAAGATTAAAAACCTCATCGTAAAATTAGATGCTGAAAACACTGATGAATATTTTTTCAACAGTGACAGAAAGCAGGCTTTGCAGCTCTGCATCTACCAATATGTGGTTCAGAATCTTCCTGAATTCTGGGGACTTCCTATTGAAACGGGGATCTGGAGTTTTGCCGAAGCGAAGAAAGGCGTTGTTTCGTTACAGTTTGAGAAGGGGGATATAGACGACGCCATGAAGTCCGTTAAGAGTCTGATCCGGGAAATCTTAAATCCTGACGTTAATTTTATTGAAAATATAAAATCTTATACTTACTAG
- a CDS encoding acyl-CoA dehydrogenase family protein has product MSYYPLTSIPDYFGIDALLTEEHKLIRQSIRDWVESFVMPQIDQAAQNHTDIPGLMKELGKAGALGPYIPVEYGGSGLDQISYGLIMQELERGDSAVRSAASVQSSLVMFPINEFGSEEQKKKYLPQLASGDMIGSFGLTEPNHGSDPGSMETFFKDMGDHYLLNGAKMWITNSPLCDIAVVWAKNEEGKVQGLIVERGMEGFTTPETHNKWSLRASKTGELVFNNVKVPKENLLPGVTGLKGPLSCLNSARYGISWGVIGAAIDCYCTAVQYSKERKQFGKPIGSFQLQQKKLAEFLTEITKAQLLCLQLGMLKNDHKATPAQISMAKRNNVKMAIDIARESRQILGGMGIMGEFPMMRHAANLESVITYEGTHDVHLLITGLDITGINAF; this is encoded by the coding sequence ATGTCATACTATCCTCTTACCAGCATTCCCGACTATTTCGGAATCGATGCTTTACTTACCGAAGAACATAAACTGATCCGCCAGTCCATCAGAGACTGGGTAGAAAGTTTTGTGATGCCCCAGATCGATCAGGCAGCACAAAATCATACGGATATTCCTGGCTTAATGAAAGAACTGGGAAAAGCAGGTGCCCTTGGTCCTTATATTCCGGTAGAGTACGGTGGATCCGGTCTGGATCAGATTTCTTACGGTCTGATTATGCAGGAGCTGGAGAGAGGTGATTCTGCCGTACGTTCTGCCGCTTCAGTGCAGAGTTCTCTGGTGATGTTTCCGATTAACGAATTCGGTTCAGAGGAACAGAAAAAGAAGTACTTACCTCAGCTGGCATCAGGAGATATGATCGGTTCTTTTGGATTAACAGAGCCTAATCACGGTTCCGATCCGGGGTCTATGGAAACCTTTTTCAAAGATATGGGCGATCATTATCTATTGAACGGTGCAAAAATGTGGATTACCAATTCCCCTTTGTGCGATATCGCTGTCGTATGGGCTAAAAATGAAGAGGGAAAAGTTCAGGGACTTATTGTGGAAAGAGGAATGGAAGGTTTTACTACCCCGGAAACTCACAACAAGTGGAGCCTTAGAGCGTCCAAAACCGGAGAACTGGTCTTCAATAATGTGAAAGTCCCTAAAGAAAACCTGCTTCCGGGAGTCACAGGGTTGAAAGGGCCATTATCATGTCTTAATTCAGCAAGATATGGAATCTCGTGGGGTGTTATCGGTGCTGCCATCGACTGTTACTGCACTGCCGTTCAGTATTCTAAAGAAAGAAAACAATTTGGAAAACCGATCGGCTCATTTCAGCTGCAGCAGAAAAAACTGGCAGAATTCTTAACGGAAATCACCAAAGCTCAGCTGCTATGCCTGCAGTTAGGAATGCTTAAAAATGATCACAAGGCAACACCGGCACAAATTTCGATGGCCAAGAGAAATAATGTGAAAATGGCTATTGATATTGCCAGAGAGTCCCGCCAGATCCTGGGCGGAATGGGTATCATGGGTGAATTCCCGATGATGCGGCATGCGGCAAATCTTGAATCTGTGATTACATATGAAGGAACTCATGATGTTCACCTATTAATCACAGGATTGGATATTACCGGAATCAACGCTTTCTGA
- a CDS encoding NUDIX hydrolase → MKIEDTKNKQSLQELIDTKDFVAHVSVDCTIFGFHDNILKVLLLKYHDLNLWSLPGGFVFNDEDLREAAARVLYERTHLKDIFLKQFHTFGRIDRTENNVHQILLNNKGIEIPKDHWIFQRFITVGYCSLIDFSLANTFPDAFNETCEWFEVSKLPQMAFDHDRIIETGLEYLRMNINTEVAASNLLPEKFTMKDLQSLYETILGQKFRRNNFQRKILSLNILDRLEKLYDGSANKAPYLYKFTNKVHNSAHQYPISNDGES, encoded by the coding sequence ATGAAAATCGAAGACACAAAAAACAAACAATCGCTTCAGGAACTTATTGATACAAAAGATTTTGTAGCACACGTATCTGTTGACTGCACCATCTTTGGTTTTCACGATAATATACTGAAAGTCTTACTCTTAAAATATCATGATCTCAATTTGTGGTCACTTCCCGGCGGGTTTGTATTTAATGATGAAGATCTCCGTGAAGCTGCCGCCCGCGTTTTATATGAAAGAACACACCTTAAAGATATTTTCCTGAAACAGTTTCACACTTTCGGAAGGATCGACAGAACCGAGAATAATGTCCACCAGATATTGCTTAATAACAAAGGGATTGAAATTCCGAAGGACCATTGGATCTTCCAGCGATTCATCACGGTAGGATACTGCAGTCTGATTGATTTTTCACTCGCCAATACCTTTCCGGATGCCTTTAATGAGACCTGCGAATGGTTTGAGGTCAGTAAGCTTCCTCAGATGGCATTCGACCACGACAGAATTATTGAGACCGGCCTGGAATATCTGAGAATGAACATCAATACGGAAGTGGCAGCCAGTAATCTGCTTCCTGAAAAATTTACGATGAAGGATCTTCAGTCGCTTTATGAAACCATCTTAGGCCAAAAATTCAGAAGAAACAATTTTCAGCGCAAAATACTCAGCTTAAATATCTTAGACAGACTGGAAAAACTCTATGACGGGTCTGCTAACAAAGCCCCGTACTTGTATAAATTTACCAATAAAGTTCATAATTCTGCCCATCAATATCCGATCTCGAATGACGGGGAATCGTAA
- a CDS encoding MFS transporter, with the protein MNSKLPNISLPLRLTFLIFSMVLNCMGIIILQLSEAKITYEKLGFLESFKDIPIAFISLFAVNFISRAGTKISLITAVSIVGICSAVLPFVEVFWFYKLWFAIIGACFAIGKICVFGIIRNNISDEKSLAKTMNSVEASFMIGIFVVNTIFGWLISSRFSELWKYGFLFISALSVLTVILFLRTTISEPEKTDSKGIFSDLSGFVNKPVLVFLAVIFFIVFLEQSFNSWLPSFYKNHLKVNSFFALQASSFLALFSYAGRTITANVIHRFPLSTYFITCLGCIMGVLCIILGIQYFESADSKALLYLFPVIGLFLSPLYPVINSKMIAKIDRQKANLFTSLIVIFSSLGSSLSSIIMSLLFGKQLITYYPLYILLAVIVIFTISLIYFRLVRETFEK; encoded by the coding sequence ATGAACAGCAAGCTTCCCAATATTTCCCTTCCGCTCCGACTGACCTTTCTGATTTTTTCGATGGTGTTAAACTGTATGGGCATTATCATACTGCAACTTTCAGAGGCGAAGATCACCTACGAAAAACTAGGATTTTTAGAGTCATTCAAGGATATTCCCATTGCTTTTATTTCCCTTTTTGCCGTTAATTTTATCAGCAGAGCGGGTACTAAAATATCCCTTATTACGGCTGTTTCCATCGTAGGAATATGCTCCGCAGTACTGCCTTTTGTCGAAGTTTTCTGGTTTTACAAATTATGGTTTGCCATTATCGGAGCATGCTTCGCTATCGGAAAAATCTGTGTCTTCGGCATTATCAGAAACAATATTTCAGACGAAAAATCACTTGCAAAGACCATGAATAGTGTAGAAGCCTCTTTTATGATCGGTATATTTGTGGTGAATACCATTTTCGGATGGCTGATTTCCAGCCGTTTTTCAGAATTATGGAAATATGGGTTTCTGTTCATTTCCGCACTTTCAGTACTGACCGTTATTTTATTTTTGAGAACGACTATCAGTGAACCGGAAAAAACTGATAGTAAAGGGATTTTCAGCGATCTCTCAGGCTTTGTAAACAAGCCTGTTCTAGTGTTTTTAGCAGTAATCTTTTTTATTGTATTCCTTGAACAGAGTTTTAATTCATGGTTACCTTCATTTTATAAAAACCACCTGAAAGTCAATTCATTTTTCGCTCTTCAGGCTTCCTCTTTTCTGGCACTGTTTTCTTATGCGGGGCGTACTATAACGGCAAATGTCATTCACAGGTTCCCGTTATCCACATACTTTATCACCTGTTTGGGCTGTATCATGGGAGTATTATGTATTATTTTAGGAATACAGTATTTTGAATCAGCAGACTCTAAAGCTCTTTTATATTTATTTCCGGTCATCGGTCTGTTTTTATCGCCCCTCTACCCGGTCATCAACTCCAAAATGATCGCTAAAATCGACAGGCAAAAAGCCAACCTGTTTACTTCTCTTATCGTTATTTTTTCTTCTTTGGGCAGCTCTCTGAGTTCTATCATCATGTCATTATTATTCGGAAAACAGCTGATCACCTACTATCCGTTGTATATCTTACTCGCTGTTATAGTGATATTTACAATAAGTTTAATTTATTTTAGGCTGGTCAGAGAAACATTTGAAAAATAA